In Stieleria varia, one genomic interval encodes:
- a CDS encoding baseplate J/gp47 family protein, producing the protein MPLEPVSLDDLTWSDLTTAARNRIAGVSNGEWTLHAPVDPGITLLELFAAQLEQRLYWMDQPSDTTRIALLSLLGVRPKLVRVAGTVFCLRGTSDATSSLVAGAVIEQKDEKPPLRFTLATQQETQLLPIEWDVEPQTVNARRRLSRKQSRGSKWEIDIRLSVGGHDRSTELRTGQIPCLLPPNRNQGNHEPSHSNPPSGQPCESRIAFPLKRLPNAQGAISLLFDLDTPASILPQWLAESSMSHPDEMVIVEAPARLSWHYGVVQSEDPFQQPCSLSSFINVDDGTNGLRRSGVVRLEASAEFSSQVNLDTASDIRSWLVIVLRAMDASYVLTPRVRRILPNAVIGHHRAHCVFSPGGASQTMGPSIEEQIKKWRRLPGNRLELPLGENEFPIPASVKFSLSEQTARQLDPQQWIPTDSFSHHGPQDRCFVVDRERRTLRFGDGLNGRLPIPTDKQGLSSLFQLSLAVGGGRAGNVPAWLEWRLSKEDTLDGEIVNVVAAQGGDEAETPSETARRSRSELRRVYRAVTREDIEKLAIQTSGAGIKRAHAVAGLHPEHRSIPTPGAVTVFIVPDLPSSVRHMDQRACCDDLIALHPDPGALAAVSRRLNAARLVTQEIFVVPPIYESIELSIVITGTPVDANSVRLSITQTLNDYLHPLYGGPDGDGWPFGNPLRPSELVRVINDNTNPELQVREVGIRKTAASQSIAQACPDDATSSCHCGADYSGNSEPPRSETCGDVEIKAHALVALRGLQITFVPARVQTGGLS; encoded by the coding sequence ATGCCCCTGGAGCCGGTCTCACTGGATGACCTGACGTGGTCCGATCTGACCACGGCGGCCCGTAATCGGATCGCCGGCGTCAGCAACGGCGAATGGACGCTTCACGCTCCCGTTGATCCGGGCATCACTTTGTTGGAGTTGTTCGCTGCGCAGTTGGAGCAACGACTGTATTGGATGGATCAGCCGTCTGATACGACTCGCATCGCATTGCTGTCGTTGTTGGGAGTTCGGCCAAAGCTGGTCCGTGTTGCCGGAACCGTGTTCTGTTTGCGTGGTACCAGCGATGCAACGTCGTCGTTGGTCGCCGGAGCGGTCATCGAACAGAAAGACGAGAAACCGCCCCTACGTTTCACACTTGCAACCCAACAGGAAACGCAACTGCTGCCGATCGAGTGGGACGTCGAGCCTCAAACTGTCAACGCCCGACGGAGACTTTCGCGGAAACAAAGTAGGGGCAGCAAATGGGAAATCGATATACGGCTGAGCGTCGGTGGGCACGATCGATCCACTGAGTTGAGAACCGGACAAATCCCGTGTTTGCTGCCGCCCAACCGCAACCAGGGCAATCATGAACCGTCCCACAGCAACCCGCCGAGTGGCCAACCTTGTGAGTCGCGAATCGCGTTTCCGCTGAAGCGACTCCCCAACGCTCAGGGTGCCATCTCGCTGTTATTTGATCTCGATACGCCAGCATCAATTCTGCCGCAGTGGCTGGCCGAATCATCGATGAGTCATCCGGATGAAATGGTGATCGTCGAAGCGCCGGCCCGGCTTTCCTGGCACTATGGTGTCGTGCAATCGGAAGACCCGTTTCAGCAACCTTGCTCACTCAGTTCATTCATCAATGTCGACGACGGCACCAACGGCTTGCGCAGATCGGGCGTCGTTCGTTTAGAAGCGTCTGCAGAGTTCAGTTCCCAGGTGAATCTGGATACTGCCAGTGATATCCGAAGTTGGCTCGTAATCGTGCTCCGCGCCATGGACGCATCGTACGTCCTCACTCCGCGTGTCCGACGAATCTTGCCCAATGCGGTGATTGGCCACCATCGAGCTCATTGCGTTTTTTCCCCGGGCGGTGCATCCCAAACAATGGGTCCGAGCATCGAAGAACAGATCAAGAAATGGCGTCGTCTACCGGGTAATCGATTGGAGTTGCCACTGGGGGAGAATGAGTTTCCGATACCGGCTAGCGTGAAGTTTTCACTGAGCGAACAGACAGCCCGTCAACTAGATCCTCAGCAATGGATTCCCACCGACAGTTTTTCTCATCATGGTCCGCAAGACAGATGTTTTGTCGTTGATCGTGAGCGTCGGACTTTACGATTTGGAGACGGTTTGAATGGGCGACTGCCAATTCCGACAGACAAACAGGGTCTATCGTCCTTGTTCCAATTGAGCTTGGCTGTAGGCGGCGGAAGGGCTGGAAATGTTCCCGCTTGGCTCGAATGGCGATTGTCCAAAGAGGACACCTTGGATGGCGAGATCGTCAATGTAGTGGCTGCGCAAGGCGGTGATGAAGCGGAAACGCCAAGCGAGACGGCACGCAGATCCAGATCGGAGTTGCGTCGCGTCTATCGGGCTGTCACCCGAGAAGACATCGAAAAGCTTGCGATCCAAACGTCTGGAGCCGGGATAAAACGCGCCCATGCCGTGGCCGGTCTTCATCCCGAACATCGTTCGATACCTACTCCCGGCGCGGTAACCGTCTTCATCGTTCCCGATCTCCCGTCATCGGTGCGACACATGGATCAACGTGCATGCTGTGACGATTTGATCGCCTTGCATCCTGATCCGGGCGCGCTTGCGGCCGTTTCAAGACGATTGAACGCAGCGAGGCTGGTGACGCAGGAAATCTTTGTCGTCCCACCCATCTACGAATCCATTGAACTATCAATCGTGATCACGGGGACGCCGGTCGACGCCAACTCGGTCCGCTTGTCGATCACACAAACGCTCAACGACTATTTGCACCCGTTGTACGGTGGCCCCGATGGCGACGGATGGCCGTTTGGAAATCCGTTGCGTCCGTCGGAGTTGGTCCGTGTCATCAATGACAACACCAATCCCGAGTTGCAAGTCAGAGAGGTCGGGATTCGAAAAACCGCTGCTTCACAATCGATAGCCCAAGCATGCCCGGATGACGCCACATCCTCATGTCATTGCGGCGCCGACTACTCTGGAAACAGCGAGCCGCCACGATCTGAAACATGCGGTGATGTCGAGATCAAGGCACATGCACTTGTAGCCCTGCGGGGATTGCAAATCACATTTGTTCCGGCACGCGTTCAAACCGGAGGACTGTCATGA
- a CDS encoding putative baseplate assembly protein, producing MSHPWWGKEVHGVDVSANRRKLSAGQFAVQRPLLHTESASEIAAELRRRRPNYTPEWIDPADGDAGGALVELFATQLATVARRLNRLPDKALVEILDLAGIQPATERPSSALVQFNVAPAASESILLPKGFQVGARPATGSGDLVVFETQTNQFVAPTAIKKLIAAEQSSQRDITAANEDVTASFAPLGQDPQVGDFMLLGLAVPQNQKLKESLSFGIRVAAVPGNPPPVSAGGVAPLPLPVSPVLRWEALVKSQFVQMEVVGDETSNLWRSGIVTLRLPPGFTPRPYLGDETLFWLRLRLIHGSFEKPPQLSFIRVNMARVQAVRTIGQEVLKPIDDPTSNRMQLKNTPVLAKSLVLEVDQSVLSDDDDSNQRPAASRWKEVDELFSYGPTDQVFTLDSSTGIVTFGDGKHGSTVPAGFRNVRAAEYKVCSGAESAVGSDEITTLLKSAPFVTGVTNPLPASGGVGGESELDVIRRGPETIRSRHRSVTIADYAIMARFAPGADIRKAHALSGYHPQFPGQPIPGVVGILVVPQVEEEGPPVPDEQALRAVSQFLTANVAPIGVEVVAAAPTYRFIRAEVGFIADRGGNLGEIMQQISDELDRYLHPLTGGNDAEGWPFGGTLFYAELLQRLLNRIDRIRAIPRLRLIVNGVPQKRCGDIALTQTELLWPLSHQVIPMESEETP from the coding sequence ATGAGTCATCCGTGGTGGGGAAAGGAAGTGCACGGCGTCGACGTTTCGGCAAACCGTCGCAAACTGTCAGCGGGCCAATTCGCCGTCCAACGTCCACTGCTGCACACGGAATCAGCCTCGGAAATTGCGGCTGAATTGCGTCGACGCAGACCGAACTACACGCCAGAATGGATTGATCCTGCCGACGGTGATGCGGGCGGGGCTTTGGTGGAGCTATTCGCCACGCAATTGGCGACCGTGGCCCGTCGATTGAATCGTCTGCCTGACAAGGCACTTGTAGAGATTCTTGATTTAGCCGGTATCCAGCCCGCAACCGAACGACCATCCTCCGCATTGGTGCAGTTCAACGTGGCGCCGGCGGCCAGCGAATCGATCCTGTTGCCCAAGGGTTTTCAAGTGGGCGCGCGGCCCGCTACGGGCAGCGGGGACTTGGTTGTTTTTGAGACGCAAACCAACCAATTCGTCGCCCCCACCGCGATCAAAAAACTGATTGCCGCTGAGCAGTCCTCCCAACGTGACATCACGGCTGCGAACGAAGATGTGACGGCCAGTTTTGCTCCCCTGGGACAAGATCCTCAGGTAGGCGACTTCATGTTGCTCGGACTCGCAGTGCCGCAAAATCAAAAACTCAAGGAGTCGTTGTCCTTTGGTATTCGCGTTGCCGCTGTTCCCGGAAATCCACCGCCTGTCTCCGCCGGCGGTGTGGCTCCGCTGCCGTTGCCGGTCTCACCGGTCCTGCGCTGGGAAGCGTTGGTCAAATCGCAGTTTGTGCAGATGGAAGTGGTCGGCGACGAAACCTCCAACCTTTGGCGATCCGGCATCGTTACCCTACGTCTGCCGCCCGGATTCACGCCACGGCCGTACCTCGGTGATGAAACCCTGTTTTGGTTACGCCTACGGCTGATTCATGGCAGTTTTGAAAAGCCACCCCAACTCTCCTTCATTCGCGTCAACATGGCACGCGTTCAAGCGGTACGTACGATCGGACAGGAGGTGCTCAAGCCGATTGACGACCCGACGTCCAATCGAATGCAGCTCAAGAACACACCCGTGCTTGCCAAGTCGTTGGTATTGGAGGTGGACCAGTCGGTTTTGTCCGACGACGACGACTCGAACCAACGTCCAGCGGCTAGCAGATGGAAAGAAGTGGACGAACTGTTCTCCTATGGCCCAACCGATCAAGTGTTTACCCTTGATTCGTCAACCGGAATCGTCACGTTTGGTGATGGCAAACACGGTTCCACCGTACCCGCGGGATTTCGAAACGTGCGAGCCGCCGAGTACAAGGTCTGCAGTGGTGCAGAAAGCGCAGTCGGCAGTGATGAAATCACCACGCTTCTGAAATCCGCGCCGTTCGTGACGGGCGTCACCAATCCACTGCCTGCCAGCGGCGGCGTGGGTGGCGAGAGCGAACTGGATGTCATTCGACGAGGACCCGAGACCATACGGTCTCGCCATCGTTCGGTGACGATCGCCGACTACGCCATCATGGCTCGGTTTGCACCTGGAGCCGACATTCGCAAGGCCCATGCACTCTCTGGCTATCACCCTCAGTTTCCCGGTCAGCCGATCCCCGGAGTGGTCGGAATTTTGGTCGTTCCACAGGTGGAGGAGGAAGGTCCACCCGTGCCGGATGAACAAGCGTTGCGGGCGGTAAGCCAATTTTTGACTGCCAATGTTGCTCCCATCGGTGTCGAAGTGGTGGCGGCGGCGCCCACCTATCGCTTCATCCGAGCCGAGGTTGGTTTTATCGCCGACCGTGGAGGCAATCTCGGTGAAATCATGCAACAGATCAGTGACGAGTTGGACCGCTATCTGCATCCTTTGACGGGTGGAAACGACGCCGAAGGATGGCCGTTTGGCGGAACCCTGTTCTATGCCGAGTTGCTGCAACGACTGCTGAATCGTATTGACAGGATTCGTGCGATTCCCCGCTTGAGATTGATCGTAAACGGCGTTCCGCAAAAACGCTGTGGAGACATCGCACTGACGCAGACAGAACTGCTTTGGCCGCTCAGCCATCAAGTCATTCCCATGGAATCGGAGGAAACACCGTGA